In a single window of the uncultured Dysgonomonas sp. genome:
- the trmB gene encoding tRNA (guanosine(46)-N7)-methyltransferase TrmB, which translates to MGKNKLAKFANMEEYPHVFQYPFAVLQEKGFEMKGKWNAMFFKNDNPIVLELGCGKGEYTVGLAKLFPDKNFIGIDIKGARMWTGAKQSFNEKLTNVAFLRTHIELITHFFAKGEISEIWITFPDPQMGKVNKRMTSTRFMKLYRQILSDNGIIHLKTDSNFMFTYTCEMVKANTLPVLFQSDDLYHSGLVDDILKIQTFYEQQWLSRGLNIKYIKFECAGRDNWTEPDVEIEKDPYRSYGRSNELNQSTKNG; encoded by the coding sequence ATGGGAAAGAATAAACTTGCCAAATTTGCCAACATGGAGGAATATCCGCATGTATTCCAATACCCGTTTGCAGTTCTGCAAGAAAAGGGATTTGAAATGAAAGGCAAGTGGAATGCGATGTTTTTCAAAAATGATAATCCTATTGTTCTCGAACTGGGTTGCGGTAAAGGCGAATATACTGTAGGTCTGGCGAAACTGTTTCCTGACAAGAATTTTATCGGAATAGATATAAAAGGCGCCAGAATGTGGACAGGTGCAAAGCAGTCATTCAACGAAAAATTGACAAATGTAGCTTTCCTGCGTACCCATATCGAACTGATAACCCACTTCTTTGCCAAAGGGGAAATTTCCGAGATATGGATAACGTTCCCCGATCCGCAAATGGGTAAGGTAAACAAGCGTATGACTTCAACCCGTTTTATGAAACTGTATCGTCAGATTCTGTCAGACAATGGTATCATACACCTGAAGACCGATAGTAATTTCATGTTTACATACACCTGTGAAATGGTAAAAGCCAATACGCTTCCTGTATTGTTCCAGTCAGATGACCTATATCATTCGGGACTAGTGGATGATATTCTTAAAATACAGACGTTCTATGAACAACAATGGCTTTCGCGTGGTTTAAATATCAAGTATATAAAATTTGAGTGCGCCGGACGTGATAACTGGACCGAACCGGATGTTGAAATAGAGAAAGACCCGTATCGCAGTTACGGACGCAGCAACGAATTAAATCAATCAACTAAAAATGGCTAA
- a CDS encoding Mrp/NBP35 family ATP-binding protein, producing the protein MANIYPKLIIDALRNVRYPGTGKDIVEMGFVSDDIHIDGMKVSFSMMFDKPNDPFIKSVVKAAETAILTYADPNIEIKGNIEVRTKQAEQPKPATLLPQVKNIIAISSGKGGVGKSTVSVNLAVALAKKGYKVGLLDADIFGPSLPKMFAEEEAQPYLEPIDGKEYIIPVEKYGVKMLSIGFFVNKNDAVVWRGAMAGNALKQLIADANWGDLDYFLIDFPPGTSDIHLTLVQTLAITGAVVVSTPQEVALADARKGINMFTNDKVNVPILGLVENMAWFTPAELPENKYYIFGKDGAKNLAEDMNVPLLGQIPIVQSICEGGDKGVPVALNENTITGMAFAHLADNFIASVDKRNSQFAPTQKVEVSNK; encoded by the coding sequence ATGGCTAATATATATCCTAAACTGATTATCGACGCACTACGCAATGTGCGTTATCCCGGTACAGGGAAAGATATTGTAGAAATGGGCTTCGTATCCGACGATATACATATCGATGGTATGAAAGTAAGTTTCTCCATGATGTTTGACAAACCGAACGATCCATTTATCAAATCGGTTGTAAAAGCGGCCGAGACGGCTATACTCACATACGCAGACCCTAATATTGAAATTAAAGGCAATATAGAAGTAAGAACCAAACAGGCGGAGCAACCAAAACCTGCGACACTTCTTCCTCAAGTGAAAAATATCATTGCCATATCATCAGGCAAAGGCGGTGTGGGTAAAAGTACCGTATCGGTAAATCTGGCTGTAGCTTTAGCTAAAAAAGGCTATAAGGTGGGTTTACTGGATGCTGATATATTCGGGCCGTCGCTGCCTAAAATGTTTGCTGAAGAAGAGGCTCAGCCATATTTAGAACCTATAGATGGCAAGGAATATATTATCCCCGTTGAAAAATACGGTGTAAAGATGCTTTCCATAGGCTTCTTCGTAAACAAGAACGATGCTGTGGTATGGCGTGGAGCAATGGCGGGTAATGCTTTGAAACAGCTTATAGCCGATGCCAATTGGGGAGATCTCGATTATTTCCTTATCGACTTTCCACCGGGAACGAGCGACATACACCTTACATTGGTGCAGACACTGGCTATCACAGGAGCGGTAGTGGTAAGTACGCCTCAGGAGGTGGCTCTGGCCGATGCTCGCAAGGGAATCAATATGTTTACTAATGATAAGGTCAATGTGCCGATATTAGGGCTGGTAGAAAATATGGCATGGTTCACTCCTGCCGAACTGCCGGAAAACAAGTACTATATCTTTGGTAAGGACGGAGCGAAGAATCTGGCAGAAGATATGAATGTGCCTCTACTCGGACAAATCCCTATCGTACAGAGTATCTGCGAAGGAGGAGATAAAGGTGTGCCGGTGGCCCTGAATGAGAATACGATAACAGGTATGGCATTCGCTCATTTGGCTGATAACTTTATAGCTTCGGTGGACAAACGAAATAGTCAATTTGCCCCTACCCAGAAAGTAGAGGTAAGTAACAAATAA
- the folD gene encoding bifunctional methylenetetrahydrofolate dehydrogenase/methenyltetrahydrofolate cyclohydrolase FolD: MQLIDGKAISAQMKKEIAAEVAQIKAAGGKTPHLAAVLVGHDGGSETYVASKVRTCEDVGFKSSLIRFEDNVSEEDLLACVDKLNNDADVDGFIVQLPLPKHISEQKVIEAIDYRKDVDGFHPINVGRMSIGLPCFVSATPAGILELLKRYEIPTQGKHCVVLGRSNIVGKPVANLMMQKSYPGDATVTVCHSRTPNIKEVCQSADIIIAALGVPEFLKGDMVKEGVVIIDVGTTRVPSTETKSGFRLKGDVAFDEVAPKASYITPVPGGVGPMTIISLMRNTLLAGKKEIYS, encoded by the coding sequence ATGCAACTAATTGACGGGAAAGCCATTTCGGCGCAGATGAAGAAGGAAATAGCAGCAGAAGTAGCGCAAATAAAGGCGGCAGGAGGAAAAACACCACATCTGGCCGCTGTGCTTGTCGGACACGATGGTGGCAGCGAAACCTATGTAGCCAGTAAAGTACGGACATGTGAAGATGTCGGATTTAAATCATCCCTTATCCGCTTCGAAGACAATGTCAGTGAAGAGGATTTACTAGCCTGCGTCGATAAGTTGAACAACGATGCTGATGTGGATGGCTTTATAGTTCAACTCCCTCTGCCAAAGCATATTTCGGAGCAGAAAGTGATTGAGGCAATAGATTACCGCAAAGATGTGGATGGCTTTCACCCTATCAATGTAGGACGCATGTCTATCGGTTTGCCTTGCTTTGTTTCGGCTACTCCGGCAGGCATATTGGAGCTGTTGAAAAGATACGAGATACCAACTCAGGGGAAACATTGCGTTGTTCTTGGCCGTAGCAATATAGTAGGTAAGCCTGTAGCCAATCTGATGATGCAGAAGAGTTATCCGGGCGATGCTACAGTGACGGTCTGCCACAGCCGTACGCCAAATATCAAGGAAGTATGCCAGAGTGCCGATATCATCATTGCCGCCCTTGGTGTTCCGGAATTCCTTAAAGGCGATATGGTCAAAGAAGGTGTTGTTATAATAGACGTGGGCACAACCCGTGTACCATCTACCGAGACTAAATCCGGATTCAGACTAAAAGGCGATGTGGCTTTCGATGAAGTTGCGCCTAAAGCATCTTATATCACTCCCGTTCCAGGAGGTGTAGGACCTATGACCATTATCTCATTGATGCGGAATACATTATTAGCTGGTAAGAAAGAGATATACAGCTGA